From Fundulus heteroclitus isolate FHET01 chromosome 5, MU-UCD_Fhet_4.1, whole genome shotgun sequence, a single genomic window includes:
- the LOC118563047 gene encoding FERM and PDZ domain-containing protein 1-like translates to MESQGRSRSPSRRTSRVEQVVGRWLRRSRDLGSRSHSLSRDRVAADGKTGESSSADQRNYPFRFNVQIQKDPDLNSHGLTLSNQIPILVHEVTPGGPADGRLVPGDQLVKINNVAVDDLTPEQAAEIIRECQDTDYDCSQDHACESAGLHELTY, encoded by the exons ATGGAGTCCCAGGGCAGGAGTCGCTCCCCGTCCCGCAGGACCAGCCGAGTGGAACAGGTGGTTGGACGATGGCTGAGACGGTCCAGAGACTTGGGCAGCAGGTCTCACTCTCTGAGCAG AGATCGTGTTGCTGCGGACGGGAAAACGGGAGAATCCAGCAGCGCCGATCAGAGAAATTACCCGTTCCGTTTCAACGTTCAGATCCAAAAGGATCCCGACCTCAATTCCCATGGCCTCACGCTTTCCAACCAGATCCCCATCCTGGTGCACGAGGTCACGCCAG GTGGTCCTGCAGATGGCCGGCTCGTCCCCGGGGACCAGCTTGTGAAGATCAATAACGTCGCTGTCGATGACTTGACCCCAGAGCAGGCAGCTGAAATAATCAG agagtGTCAAGACACGGACTATGACTGTTCTCAGGATCATGCATGTGAGTCTGCTGGTTTACACGAGTTAACGTATTAA